One window of the Mycobacterium sp. SVM_VP21 genome contains the following:
- a CDS encoding esterase family protein, translated as MRMPRMKLLDRLMVAAGGAALLAGLVGVVGGTPEASAFSRPGLPVEYLQVPSAGMGRDIKVQFQSGGSDSPGLYLLDGMRAQDDFNGWDINTPAFEWYLNSGISVIMPVGGQSSFYSDWYKPACGKVGCQTYKWETFLTSELPAYLASEYGVSQSRNAAVGLSMAGSSAMTLAIYHPNQFTYAGSLSGYLNPSTGKGWIGLSMGDAGGYKKNDMWGDDNDPAWLRNDPTVNVDKLVANNTRLWVFCGNGKANELGGDNIPAVFLEQNFMIGANKKFQELYTAAGGNNAIFNFPEYGTHSWEYWGQQLQAMKPDLQSHLGATPGGGASSSSSGE; from the coding sequence ATGAGGATGCCAAGAATGAAGCTGCTTGACAGGTTGATGGTCGCCGCCGGTGGCGCGGCCCTGCTGGCGGGACTGGTCGGTGTCGTCGGTGGTACCCCGGAGGCGAGCGCGTTCTCCCGGCCCGGTCTGCCGGTCGAATACCTGCAGGTGCCTTCGGCCGGTATGGGGCGTGACATCAAGGTCCAGTTCCAGAGCGGTGGTTCGGACTCCCCGGGCCTGTACCTGCTCGACGGCATGCGGGCCCAGGACGACTTCAACGGCTGGGACATCAACACCCCGGCGTTCGAGTGGTACTTGAACTCGGGCATCTCGGTGATCATGCCGGTCGGCGGCCAGTCCAGCTTCTACAGCGACTGGTACAAGCCGGCTTGCGGCAAGGTCGGCTGCCAGACCTACAAGTGGGAGACCTTCCTCACCAGCGAGCTGCCGGCCTACCTGGCCTCGGAGTACGGCGTGAGCCAGAGCCGCAACGCCGCGGTCGGCCTGTCGATGGCGGGTTCGTCGGCCATGACGCTGGCGATCTACCACCCCAACCAGTTCACCTACGCCGGCTCGCTGTCGGGTTACCTGAACCCGTCCACCGGTAAGGGCTGGATCGGCCTGTCGATGGGTGACGCCGGCGGCTACAAGAAGAACGACATGTGGGGCGACGACAACGACCCGGCATGGTTGCGCAACGACCCGACGGTCAACGTCGACAAGCTGGTGGCCAACAACACCCGCCTGTGGGTCTTCTGCGGTAACGGCAAGGCCAACGAGCTGGGTGGCGACAACATCCCGGCCGTGTTCCTCGAGCAGAACTTCATGATCGGTGCGAACAAGAAGTTCCAGGAGCTCTACACCGCGGCGGGTGGCAACAACGCGATCTTCAACTTCCCGGAGTACGGCACGCACAGCTGGGAGTACTGGGGTCAGCAGCTGCAGGCCATGAAGCCGGACCTGCAGAGCCACCTGGGCGCCACGCCGGGAGGCGGCGCGAGCAGCAGCAGCTCGGGCGAGTAG
- a CDS encoding cutinase family protein, with product MALVVALVIVAVVIWIRRPATPPIAEQPGAGVPSTSSVPTRTRKPRPAYQDASCPDVQLVSVPGTWESSRTDDPLNPTEFPRALLLTVTRPIAEQFDAARVQTYTVPYTAQFHNPLSADKQMSYNDSRAEGTRATVKAMTEMNDKCPLTSYVLVGFSQGAVIAGDVASDIGNGRGPVDEDLVLGVTLIADGRRQAGSGSGVDVPPTPPGQGAEVTLHELPILSGMGLTMTGARNGGFGDLAQRTNEICARGDLICAAPREAFSVGKLPATLETLAGGAGQPVHALYGTTDFWDHDGQSATQWTLNWARDLVDNAPHPPHG from the coding sequence ATGGCGCTCGTGGTGGCGCTGGTGATCGTCGCGGTGGTGATCTGGATTCGGCGCCCGGCCACACCCCCGATCGCGGAGCAGCCGGGAGCGGGCGTCCCGTCGACCAGTTCGGTCCCGACGCGGACCCGCAAGCCACGCCCGGCCTACCAGGACGCCAGCTGCCCGGATGTGCAGCTGGTGTCGGTGCCCGGCACCTGGGAGTCCTCGCGGACCGATGACCCGCTCAACCCCACCGAGTTCCCCCGGGCGCTGCTGCTCACCGTCACCCGCCCGATCGCCGAGCAGTTCGACGCGGCCCGGGTGCAGACCTACACGGTTCCCTACACCGCGCAGTTCCATAATCCGCTGTCGGCCGACAAGCAGATGAGCTACAACGACAGCCGGGCCGAGGGCACCCGGGCGACCGTCAAGGCGATGACGGAGATGAACGACAAGTGCCCGCTGACCAGCTACGTGCTGGTCGGTTTCTCCCAGGGCGCGGTGATCGCCGGTGACGTCGCCAGCGACATCGGCAACGGCCGCGGCCCGGTCGACGAGGACCTGGTGCTGGGCGTGACGCTGATCGCCGACGGCCGGCGCCAGGCCGGCAGCGGTAGCGGTGTTGATGTGCCGCCTACCCCGCCGGGGCAAGGTGCCGAGGTCACCCTGCACGAACTGCCGATCCTGTCCGGGATGGGACTGACCATGACCGGTGCACGCAACGGCGGATTCGGAGATCTCGCCCAGCGCACCAACGAGATCTGTGCCCGCGGTGATCTGATCTGTGCCGCGCCGCGAGAGGCGTTCAGTGTCGGCAAATTGCCCGCCACCCTGGAGACATTGGCGGGCGGAGCGGGTCAGCCGGTGCACGCGCTGTACGGCACCACCGACTTCTGGGACCACGACGGCCAGTCCGCCACCCAGTGGACGTTGAACTGGGCACGTGACCTCGTCGACAACGCGCCGCATCCGCCGCACGGGTGA
- a CDS encoding esterase family protein: MSGLSKLLRALCVTVLMLGMWGGGTIVGAAAHAAQFENLMVPSPSMGRDIPVAFLNQGPHAVYLLDAFDAHPEVSNWVTAGNAMNTLAGKGVSVVAPAGGAYSMYTNWEQDGSKQWDTFLSSELPDWLAANRGLAPGGHAVVGASQGGYGALALATFHPDRFGFAGSMSGFLGPANTTEGGVIAAGLQNFGGVDPYGMWGAPQLGRWKWHDPTVHATLLAQNNTRVWIYAPLGGASNPAAMIGDPSQAAGSGRYFNSQYRQVRGKNGHFDFSAGDNGWGSWASQLGAMAGDIVGAIR; this comes from the coding sequence ATGAGCGGACTGTCGAAGTTGCTGCGGGCGCTGTGCGTGACCGTGCTGATGCTGGGAATGTGGGGCGGGGGCACGATCGTCGGCGCAGCGGCGCATGCCGCACAGTTCGAGAACCTGATGGTCCCGTCGCCCTCAATGGGCCGCGACATCCCGGTGGCGTTCCTCAACCAGGGACCGCACGCGGTGTACCTGCTCGACGCGTTCGACGCCCACCCCGAGGTGAGCAACTGGGTGACCGCGGGCAACGCGATGAACACCCTGGCCGGTAAGGGTGTGTCGGTCGTTGCCCCGGCCGGCGGCGCCTACAGCATGTACACCAACTGGGAGCAGGACGGCAGCAAGCAGTGGGACACCTTCCTGTCCAGTGAGCTGCCGGACTGGCTGGCGGCCAACCGGGGCCTGGCGCCGGGCGGGCACGCCGTGGTCGGTGCGTCCCAGGGCGGCTACGGGGCACTGGCGCTGGCCACCTTCCACCCCGACCGGTTCGGCTTCGCCGGCTCGATGTCGGGCTTCCTGGGGCCGGCCAACACCACCGAGGGCGGCGTCATCGCTGCGGGCCTGCAGAACTTCGGCGGGGTGGACCCGTACGGCATGTGGGGCGCACCGCAGCTCGGCCGGTGGAAGTGGCACGACCCGACCGTGCACGCCACCCTGCTGGCGCAGAACAACACCCGGGTCTGGATCTACGCTCCGCTGGGCGGCGCCTCCAACCCGGCCGCGATGATCGGCGACCCCTCGCAGGCGGCCGGCAGCGGTCGGTACTTCAACTCGCAGTACCGGCAGGTGCGCGGCAAGAACGGGCACTTCGACTTCTCGGCCGGTGACAACGGCTGGGGATCGTGGGCGTCGCAGCTGGGCGCCATGGCTGGCGACATCGTCGGCGCGATCCGGTAA
- the fadD32 gene encoding long-chain-fatty-acid--AMP ligase FadD32 — protein MAPATQANYHNPFVKDGKIRFPDNANLVRTVERWAALRGDKVAYRFLDYSTERDGVAREISWADFGARNRALGARLQQVTEPGDRVAILCPQNLDYLVSFFGIMYSGRIAVPLFDPGEPGHVGRLHAVLDDCTPSAVLTTTDSAEGVRKFFRSRPANARPRVIAVDAVPDEVGSTWVMPEADRTAVAYLQYTSGSTRTPTGVKISHLNLPTNVVQLLDALKGREGDRGVTWLPFFHDMGLVTILLSCVMGQQFTFMTPAAFVRRPYRWIKEMARKEGETGECFSVAPNFAFEHAAARGLPKEGDPPLDLSNVRAILNGSEPVSAASVRKFNEAFGPYGFREEAIKPSYGLAEATLFVSTTPPDEGPRVVYVDREELNNGNRFIEVPADAPNAVSQASAGRVAVDQWAVIVDYETGAELPDGQIGEIWLQGNNMGIGYWNREQETADTFHNVLKSRTTPSRAEGADENGFWVRTGDYGAYYKDDLYITGRVKDLVIVDGRNHYPQDLEYSAQEASRALRAGYVAAFSVPANQLPQSAFDNPHSGLKFDAEDSSEQLVIVAERAPGAHKLEYQPIADDIRAAIAVRHGVTVRDVLLVSAGTVPRTSSGKIGRRACRAAYLDGSLRGGTTGPNAYPDEV, from the coding sequence ATGGCCCCGGCAACACAGGCCAACTACCACAACCCGTTCGTCAAGGACGGCAAGATCCGGTTCCCGGACAACGCCAACTTGGTGCGCACCGTCGAGCGCTGGGCTGCGTTGCGCGGCGACAAGGTGGCGTACCGCTTCCTGGACTACTCCACCGAGCGCGATGGCGTAGCTCGTGAGATCTCCTGGGCCGACTTCGGCGCCCGCAACCGCGCACTGGGTGCCCGGCTGCAGCAGGTCACCGAGCCCGGTGACCGGGTGGCGATCCTGTGCCCGCAGAACCTGGACTACCTGGTGTCGTTCTTCGGGATCATGTACTCCGGCCGGATCGCCGTGCCGCTGTTCGACCCGGGCGAGCCGGGCCACGTGGGCCGGCTGCACGCGGTGCTCGACGACTGCACCCCGTCGGCGGTGCTGACCACCACCGACTCCGCCGAGGGTGTGCGGAAGTTCTTCCGCAGCCGCCCGGCCAACGCCCGCCCGCGCGTGATCGCCGTCGACGCGGTGCCCGACGAGGTGGGGTCGACCTGGGTTATGCCCGAAGCCGACCGGACCGCGGTCGCCTACCTGCAGTACACCTCCGGCTCCACCCGCACCCCGACCGGGGTGAAGATCAGCCACTTGAACCTGCCCACCAACGTCGTCCAGCTGCTGGACGCGCTCAAGGGACGTGAGGGCGACCGTGGCGTCACCTGGCTGCCGTTCTTCCACGACATGGGCCTGGTCACCATCCTGCTGTCGTGCGTGATGGGGCAGCAGTTCACCTTCATGACCCCCGCGGCGTTCGTGCGCCGGCCCTACCGGTGGATCAAGGAGATGGCCCGCAAGGAAGGGGAGACCGGTGAGTGCTTCTCGGTGGCCCCCAACTTCGCCTTCGAGCACGCCGCGGCCCGCGGCCTGCCCAAGGAAGGCGACCCGCCGCTGGACCTGAGCAACGTCCGGGCGATCCTCAACGGCAGCGAGCCGGTGTCGGCGGCCTCGGTACGCAAGTTCAACGAGGCCTTCGGCCCGTACGGATTCCGCGAAGAGGCCATCAAGCCGTCCTACGGACTGGCCGAAGCCACCCTGTTTGTGTCCACCACCCCGCCCGACGAGGGACCGCGCGTGGTCTACGTCGACCGCGAGGAGCTCAACAACGGCAACCGCTTCATCGAGGTTCCCGCCGATGCCCCCAACGCCGTCAGCCAGGCTTCGGCCGGCCGGGTGGCCGTGGACCAGTGGGCGGTGATCGTCGACTACGAGACCGGCGCCGAGCTGCCCGACGGTCAGATCGGTGAGATCTGGCTGCAGGGCAACAACATGGGCATCGGCTACTGGAACCGGGAGCAGGAGACCGCCGACACGTTCCACAACGTGCTCAAGTCCCGGACCACCCCGTCACGGGCCGAGGGCGCCGACGAGAACGGTTTTTGGGTGCGTACCGGTGACTACGGCGCCTACTACAAGGACGACCTCTACATCACCGGTCGCGTCAAGGACCTGGTGATCGTGGACGGCCGTAACCACTATCCGCAGGACTTGGAGTACTCCGCGCAGGAGGCCAGCCGGGCGCTGCGGGCCGGCTACGTCGCGGCGTTCTCGGTGCCGGCCAACCAGCTGCCCCAGTCGGCCTTCGACAACCCGCACTCCGGGCTGAAGTTCGACGCCGAGGACAGCTCCGAGCAGCTGGTGATCGTCGCCGAGCGCGCCCCGGGCGCCCACAAGCTCGAATACCAGCCGATCGCCGACGACATCCGGGCGGCGATCGCGGTGCGCCACGGCGTGACCGTGCGTGATGTGCTGCTGGTGTCGGCGGGCACCGTCCCGCGTACCTCCAGTGGCAAGATCGGTCGCCGCGCCTGCCGGGCTGCCTACCTGGACGGCAGCCTGCGTGGCGGCACCACCGGCCCGAACGCCTACCCCGACGAGGTCTAA